In a single window of the Rhizobiaceae bacterium genome:
- a CDS encoding pseudouridine-5'-phosphate glycosidase — protein sequence MNSAAPFIDVHAPVAAALRNGTPVVALESTIITHGMPYPDNGAMAANVERIIADEGAVAATIAVIEGRLKIGLTDTERDSLARTTGAMKLSRADFGFAIAEGRTGGTTVAATMIAAAAAGITVFATGGIGGVHKGAEESFDISADLEELAHTPVIVVSAGAKAILDIEKTLEVLETKGVPVVVFGSETMPAFWSRQSPFKAPLRLDEPQAIARFFETRRALGTDGGMLIANPVPQADEIAAETMAVHIATAQAAAERDGINGKAVTPYLLAKILELTGGLSLRTNIALVENNARLAARIAAALRAPASL from the coding sequence ATGAACTCCGCAGCACCGTTCATCGACGTACACGCGCCGGTTGCCGCCGCGCTGAGAAACGGAACGCCTGTCGTCGCGCTCGAAAGCACCATCATAACGCACGGCATGCCCTATCCCGACAATGGCGCGATGGCGGCGAATGTCGAGCGAATCATTGCCGATGAGGGCGCGGTGGCCGCGACGATCGCGGTGATCGAGGGCAGGTTGAAAATCGGCCTGACCGATACTGAGCGCGACTCGCTTGCGCGCACCACCGGCGCGATGAAGCTGTCGCGGGCGGATTTCGGCTTCGCTATCGCAGAGGGGCGCACCGGAGGCACGACGGTCGCAGCAACGATGATAGCGGCGGCGGCGGCAGGGATCACCGTGTTCGCGACCGGCGGCATAGGCGGTGTTCACAAGGGCGCGGAGGAAAGCTTCGACATTTCAGCCGACCTCGAGGAACTCGCCCACACGCCGGTCATCGTGGTTTCGGCGGGGGCGAAAGCAATTCTTGATATCGAAAAGACGCTTGAAGTCCTTGAAACGAAGGGGGTTCCGGTCGTCGTGTTCGGCAGCGAAACCATGCCCGCCTTCTGGTCGCGACAGTCGCCATTCAAGGCCCCGCTCAGGCTGGATGAGCCGCAGGCCATCGCGCGGTTTTTCGAGACGCGCCGTGCGCTCGGCACGGACGGCGGCATGCTGATCGCCAATCCCGTGCCACAGGCCGACGAGATAGCGGCGGAGACAATGGCCGTACATATCGCCACCGCGCAGGCCGCCGCCGAGCGGGACGGCATCAACGGCAAAGCGGTAACACCCTATTTGCTGGCGAAGATCCTGGAACTGACCGGCGGGCTGAGCCTCAGAACGAATATCGCGCTTGTCGAAAACAATGCGAGGCTCGCCGCCCGAATTGCGGCAGCCCTCCGCGCGCCCGCTTCGCTATAG
- the recA gene encoding recombinase RecA, whose translation MSQNSLRLVEDNKAVDKSKALDAALSQIERAFGKGSIMRLGANEQAVEIETVSTGSLGLDIALGVGGLPRGRIVEIYGPESSGKTTLALHTVAEAQRKGGICAFVDAEHALDPVYARKLGVDLENLLISQPDTGEQALEICDTLVRSGAIDVLVVDSVAALTPRAEIEGEMGESLPGLQARLMSQALRKLTASISRSNTMVIFINQIRMKIGVMYGSPETTTGGNALKFYASVRLDIRRIGSVKDRDEVVGNQTRVKVVKNKLAPPFKQVEFDIMYGEGVSKMGELIDLGVKAGVVEKSGAWFSYNSQRLGQGRENAKTFLRDNPDTAREIELALRQNAGLIAEKFLENGGPGEQDDVAEG comes from the coding sequence ATGTCACAGAATAGTTTGCGGCTCGTAGAGGATAACAAGGCAGTGGACAAATCGAAGGCGCTGGACGCCGCGTTATCGCAGATCGAGCGGGCTTTCGGCAAAGGCTCGATCATGCGTTTGGGCGCCAATGAACAGGCGGTGGAAATTGAAACCGTTTCGACCGGGTCCCTCGGTCTGGATATTGCGCTTGGCGTGGGAGGATTGCCGCGCGGTCGCATCGTCGAGATCTATGGCCCCGAAAGTTCGGGCAAAACCACGCTTGCGCTTCACACGGTCGCGGAAGCCCAGCGCAAGGGCGGCATCTGCGCTTTTGTCGATGCAGAGCATGCGCTCGATCCTGTCTATGCAAGGAAGCTCGGCGTGGATCTGGAGAACCTGCTGATCTCGCAGCCGGACACCGGCGAGCAGGCTCTGGAGATTTGCGATACGCTGGTGCGCTCGGGCGCAATCGATGTCCTGGTGGTCGATTCCGTGGCCGCGCTTACGCCGCGCGCCGAAATCGAGGGAGAGATGGGTGAGTCCCTGCCGGGTCTCCAGGCGCGGTTGATGAGCCAGGCATTGCGCAAGCTGACTGCATCTATTTCGCGCTCCAACACGATGGTCATCTTCATCAACCAGATACGTATGAAGATCGGCGTCATGTACGGTTCGCCGGAAACCACGACGGGCGGCAACGCGCTGAAGTTCTATGCGTCCGTGCGTCTCGATATCCGCCGCATCGGTTCGGTGAAGGACCGCGACGAGGTTGTCGGCAACCAGACCCGCGTGAAGGTGGTGAAGAACAAACTCGCGCCTCCTTTCAAGCAGGTCGAGTTCGACATCATGTATGGCGAAGGGGTTTCCAAGATGGGTGAGCTCATCGACCTGGGCGTCAAGGCGGGCGTCGTCGAGAAATCGGGCGCATGGTTCTCCTACAATTCACAGAGGCTCGGGCAGGGGCGTGAGAACGCCAAGACCTTCCTGCGCGACAATCCGGACACTGCGAGGGAAATCGAACTCGC
- a CDS encoding SulP family inorganic anion transporter codes for MTAGIVRPDFAELYTPKLVTVLREGYDFAKLKADAISGLTVAIVALPLSMAIAIASGVTPDRGLYTSIVGGFIVSAFGGSRFQIGGPAGAFIVLVAATVAQHGVEGLLLATFLSGLMLAAIGLLRLGTFIKYIPYPVTVGFTAGIAVIIFASQIKDLLGLTLASEPAPLLPKLLALAEALPTISPAAVLVAIVTIGIILLLRRYRPNWPGFIIAVGVAAFVAALAGLPVETIGTRFGGIPSTLPLPHLPDLSYGAISAVLPNAISFTLLGCIESLLSAVVADSMTGRRHRSNCELVAQGLANIASPLFGGFCVTGNIARTATNVRSGAHGPVAGMLHSVFLLGFMLVAAPLASYIPLSALAGVLVIVSWNMAEKHEFAVLLRASRGDAVVLLVTFGLVIFRDLTEGIVVGFVLSSLLFLHRIGQAVAVESGQPLVEADRADGANGDRRPYDPELTTDPDIAVIRISGAFFFGAAAAVTAALDRIGEHPKAYVIDMATVSILDSTGAATIEAFARKAHKRGARIYITGAKPAVRRSLLVHGLKPPRVRYRTTLADALDSLHKHRLAVEAQVEAEA; via the coding sequence ATGACTGCCGGAATCGTTCGCCCGGATTTTGCCGAGCTATACACCCCGAAGCTTGTGACCGTGCTGCGCGAAGGCTACGACTTCGCCAAGCTCAAGGCCGACGCCATATCGGGCCTGACCGTGGCGATCGTAGCGCTGCCCTTGTCCATGGCGATTGCGATTGCCTCAGGCGTCACGCCCGACCGGGGCTTGTACACCTCGATTGTCGGCGGGTTTATCGTGTCGGCTTTCGGCGGCAGCCGGTTCCAGATCGGCGGCCCCGCAGGCGCGTTCATCGTCCTTGTCGCGGCAACGGTTGCCCAGCACGGCGTCGAGGGGCTCCTGCTCGCAACCTTCCTGTCCGGCCTGATGCTGGCGGCAATCGGGCTACTCAGGCTCGGCACATTCATCAAATACATCCCCTACCCCGTCACCGTGGGCTTCACGGCGGGTATTGCGGTCATCATCTTCGCCAGCCAGATCAAGGACCTGCTTGGCCTGACGCTGGCAAGCGAGCCCGCGCCGCTGCTGCCCAAGCTGCTGGCGCTCGCCGAAGCGCTGCCGACGATCAGCCCCGCCGCCGTGCTGGTGGCAATCGTCACCATCGGCATCATCCTGCTGCTGCGCAGATACCGGCCCAACTGGCCGGGCTTCATCATCGCCGTCGGCGTCGCCGCATTCGTCGCCGCGCTGGCCGGGTTGCCGGTCGAAACCATCGGCACGCGCTTCGGCGGCATACCGAGCACCCTGCCGCTGCCGCACCTTCCCGACCTGTCCTATGGCGCCATCTCCGCCGTATTGCCCAATGCGATTTCCTTCACGCTGCTCGGCTGCATCGAGAGCCTGCTGTCGGCTGTCGTCGCCGATTCCATGACCGGGCGGCGGCACCGGTCCAATTGCGAGCTTGTGGCGCAGGGGCTGGCGAACATAGCTTCACCCCTGTTCGGCGGCTTCTGCGTAACCGGCAATATCGCACGCACCGCGACGAATGTGCGCTCCGGCGCGCATGGGCCGGTTGCGGGCATGCTCCATTCTGTCTTTCTGCTCGGCTTCATGCTCGTTGCGGCGCCGCTCGCCTCCTACATACCGCTCTCCGCGCTGGCGGGCGTGCTTGTCATCGTATCGTGGAACATGGCCGAGAAGCACGAATTCGCCGTGCTCCTGCGGGCTTCGCGCGGCGACGCGGTGGTGCTGCTGGTGACGTTCGGGCTGGTGATCTTCCGCGACCTGACCGAGGGCATCGTCGTCGGATTCGTGCTCAGTTCGCTGCTGTTCCTGCATCGCATCGGCCAGGCCGTGGCGGTGGAAAGCGGGCAACCGCTGGTGGAAGCAGACCGCGCCGATGGTGCGAACGGAGATCGCAGGCCATATGATCCGGAATTGACGACCGATCCCGACATCGCCGTGATCCGGATTTCCGGCGCGTTCTTCTTCGGGGCCGCAGCAGCCGTCACCGCAGCCTTGGACCGGATCGGCGAGCATCCGAAGGCCTATGTCATCGATATGGCCACGGTGTCGATCCTCGACTCGACCGGTGCGGCCACCATCGAGGCATTTGCCCGCAAGGCTCACAAGCGCGGCGCGCGCATCTACATAACGGGAGCCAAGCCCGCCGTGCGGCGCAGCCTTCTTGTCCACGGGCTTAAGCCGCCGCGCGTCCGCTACCGCACCACGCTGGCCGACGCGCTGGACTCCCTGCACAAGCACAGGCTGGCGGTCGAAGCACAGGTCGAGGCCGAGGCCTGA
- a CDS encoding carbohydrate kinase family protein has translation MRLLGIGGAHVDRRGHITGEFVPGASNPGTMREDIGGGALNALRSAAQRGIDCMLVSIRGGDSGGERVARTIAEAGIVDMSATFLDRATSSYTALLDRHGDLIAGFADMSLYDLAFPKQLRRSSIRDAFAVHDAVLCDANVPAAGLERIERMARGKPLYAIAVSPAKVVRLRGVLRGLSCLFMNVREAAALAGGLQTSPQDAAAAIHALGLRAGVITAGGETVTVFEGNAIFMLQPPRPVHVADVTGAGDALAGTTVAALMRGLALPIAVREGVAASMLALECTDAVPRLEKAAFNAQLALVPDPRPVA, from the coding sequence ATGAGGCTCCTGGGAATCGGCGGGGCGCATGTTGACCGGCGCGGGCATATCACGGGCGAATTTGTCCCCGGCGCGTCCAATCCGGGCACGATGCGCGAGGATATCGGCGGCGGCGCATTGAATGCGTTGCGCAGCGCGGCACAACGCGGGATCGATTGCATGCTGGTGTCCATCAGGGGCGGCGATTCGGGCGGAGAGCGGGTCGCGCGGACGATAGCCGAGGCCGGCATCGTGGATATGTCGGCGACGTTCCTCGATCGCGCGACATCGAGCTACACGGCCCTGCTCGACCGGCACGGGGACCTCATCGCAGGCTTCGCAGATATGAGTCTGTACGATCTGGCGTTTCCGAAGCAATTGAGGCGCAGTTCAATTCGCGATGCCTTTGCGGTTCACGATGCCGTTCTTTGCGACGCGAATGTTCCCGCGGCCGGTCTCGAACGAATCGAGCGGATGGCGCGAGGCAAGCCGCTCTATGCCATCGCGGTATCGCCCGCCAAGGTCGTGCGGCTGCGTGGCGTGCTTCGCGGCCTGTCCTGCCTGTTCATGAATGTGCGCGAAGCCGCAGCGTTGGCAGGCGGTCTGCAGACTTCCCCGCAGGACGCGGCGGCGGCTATCCATGCTCTCGGCCTGCGCGCTGGCGTGATAACCGCCGGAGGCGAGACAGTGACCGTATTTGAGGGGAATGCGATTTTCATGCTTCAGCCGCCCCGACCAGTTCATGTGGCGGATGTCACCGGCGCGGGCGACGCGTTGGCCGGGACAACCGTCGCGGCGCTGATGCGCGGGTTGGCGCTGCCTATAGCGGTTCGCGAAGGCGTGGCGGCATCGATGCTCGCGCTCGAGTGCACCGATGCAGTTCCGCGACTCGAAAAGGCGGCGTTCAACGCGCAACTCGCGCTTGTACCCGACCCGCGGCCGGTGGCATGA
- a CDS encoding helix-turn-helix transcriptional regulator, whose product MITAAQMRAARALLGIDQRQLAELAGISLPTIQRMESSDGTVRGVIDSLTKLVDALDRAGIELIGENVVSSGGGRGVRLKSPG is encoded by the coding sequence TTGATCACCGCTGCCCAAATGCGCGCCGCCCGTGCCCTGCTCGGCATAGATCAGCGCCAATTGGCTGAACTGGCAGGAATTTCGCTTCCCACCATTCAGCGCATGGAAAGCAGTGACGGCACCGTGCGGGGCGTGATCGATTCGCTGACCAAGCTGGTCGACGCGCTGGACCGCGCGGGTATCGAACTGATCGGCGAAAATGTCGTCAGTTCCGGTGGTGGACGAGGGGTCCGTCTGAAGAGCCCCGGTTGA
- the putA gene encoding bifunctional proline dehydrogenase/L-glutamate gamma-semialdehyde dehydrogenase PutA, whose amino-acid sequence MAKLDTIRKQIRANYLPDEDKALARLIALADLSEKDRKAISASAAELVRAVRSSSDPRLMEVFLSAYGLSTKEGVALMCLAEALLRVPDTETMDDLIRDKIAPHDWSAHSGSSSSIFVNASTWALMLTGRVLDEGEGSIERTLRGMVRRLGEPVIRTAVAAAMREMGEQFVLGRTIAEALKRGKPMLDKGYLYSYDMLGEAARTEADALRYLKAYADAIAALKPHAKGDDIRRNPGISVKLSAIHPRYEVSQRETMLPVMSERLLSLALSAKDARMGLNIDAEEADRLDLSLDVIESALSDERLAGWDGFGVVVQAYGPRCAFAIDWLYELAKKLDRRIMVRLVKGAYWDTEVKRAQVLGLSGYPVFTRKTNTDVSYIACARKLLGYTDRIYPQFATHNAHTVAAVLAMAPDRDCFELQRLHGMGEQLHEAVRKAEGTRTRIYAPVGAHSDLLAYLVRRLLENGANSSFVHQLTDENVAPQDIARDPFAVVEAQGSASNPNIVRPSAIFGARRRSARGWDITDVTTLGEIESRRARFANKGQWTAVPATKATGQGTERPVINPARTADIVGKVREAGSKQVAGAVKAVVAAQPGWAKTPVAKRAAALLKAADLYEANADEFFALATREAGKTLADGIAEVREAVDFLRYYAAEAASVEAGTQARGVIACISPWNFPLAIFTGQIAAALVTGNAVVAKPAEQTPLIAARAVELLHQAGIPQDVLQLLPGDGPNVGAPLTADPRIAGVCFTGSTEVAKIIEKQLADTAAPDAMLIAETGGLNAMIVDSTALPEQAVRDILASAFQSAGQRCSALRILYVQEDVEKKVLEMLKGAMEALRVGDPWEIATDVGPVIDEEAQKSITAYCREMEKAGHLVARLDAPKDGRFVAPHVFRVGGIEDMKREIFGPILHVATFKADDIENVISAINIKGYGLTFGLHTRIEGRVQHFVDGVHAGNIYVNRNQIGAVVGSQPFGGEGLSGTGPKAGGPHYLRRFRKADRIASDAPPAAPAVTLKALQDHLQSPVHRNWEARADRIAILRKHLRGKGSAAITAAAAVDFGPVDLPGPTGEANTLMLHSRGTALCLGPDADTLLVQAVQALAAGCAILAVAPNASAALNALTGKGLPLAALDGSFNPEHAQNIAVDVVAFAGDDTTMRALRKALALRNGPIVPLVSEAIYPVAYAHERAVCVDTTAAGGNASLLAAA is encoded by the coding sequence ATGGCGAAACTCGATACGATTCGAAAGCAGATCCGCGCGAACTATTTACCCGACGAGGACAAGGCACTCGCGCGCCTGATTGCGCTTGCGGACCTTTCGGAAAAGGACCGCAAGGCCATTTCGGCAAGTGCAGCGGAACTCGTCCGGGCGGTGCGCTCGTCGTCGGACCCGCGCCTGATGGAAGTGTTTCTCTCCGCCTACGGGCTTTCCACCAAGGAGGGGGTCGCGCTGATGTGCCTTGCCGAGGCGCTGCTGCGCGTGCCCGACACGGAAACGATGGACGACCTGATCCGTGACAAGATCGCGCCGCATGACTGGTCGGCCCATTCGGGGTCCTCGTCCTCGATCTTCGTCAACGCATCGACATGGGCGCTGATGCTGACGGGGCGCGTGCTGGACGAGGGAGAAGGCTCCATCGAGCGCACCCTGCGCGGCATGGTGCGGCGGCTCGGCGAGCCTGTCATCCGCACCGCCGTTGCCGCCGCGATGCGCGAGATGGGCGAGCAGTTCGTGCTTGGCCGCACCATCGCCGAGGCGCTGAAGCGCGGCAAGCCCATGCTCGACAAGGGCTATCTCTATTCCTACGACATGCTTGGCGAGGCGGCGCGGACGGAAGCGGATGCGCTGCGCTACCTCAAAGCCTATGCTGACGCCATCGCTGCGCTGAAGCCGCACGCAAAGGGCGACGACATCCGCCGCAATCCCGGCATTTCCGTCAAGCTCTCCGCGATCCATCCGCGATATGAGGTCAGCCAGCGCGAGACCATGCTGCCTGTCATGTCGGAGCGGCTGCTGTCGCTGGCGCTCTCGGCGAAGGACGCGCGCATGGGCCTCAACATCGATGCCGAGGAGGCCGACCGGCTCGACCTTTCTCTCGATGTCATCGAAAGCGCGCTGTCCGACGAGCGGCTGGCCGGGTGGGATGGCTTCGGCGTCGTCGTGCAGGCATATGGGCCGCGCTGTGCTTTCGCCATCGACTGGCTCTACGAACTGGCGAAAAAGCTCGACCGGCGCATCATGGTGCGGCTGGTCAAAGGCGCCTATTGGGACACGGAGGTCAAGCGCGCGCAGGTGCTCGGCCTTTCGGGCTATCCGGTTTTCACGCGCAAGACCAACACGGATGTTTCCTACATCGCCTGCGCGCGCAAGCTGCTCGGCTACACCGACCGCATCTATCCGCAATTCGCGACCCACAATGCGCATACGGTCGCGGCGGTGCTGGCGATGGCGCCTGACCGCGACTGCTTCGAGTTGCAGCGGCTGCATGGGATGGGCGAGCAGCTTCACGAGGCGGTGCGCAAGGCGGAAGGCACGCGCACCCGCATCTATGCGCCGGTCGGCGCGCATTCGGACCTGCTGGCCTATCTGGTGCGTCGCCTGCTGGAAAACGGGGCCAACTCCTCATTCGTGCACCAATTGACCGACGAGAACGTCGCGCCGCAGGACATCGCCCGCGACCCTTTCGCGGTCGTGGAGGCGCAGGGCTCCGCGTCGAACCCCAATATCGTGCGCCCGTCGGCGATCTTCGGCGCGCGCCGCCGCAGCGCCAGGGGGTGGGACATCACCGACGTGACCACGCTTGGCGAAATCGAGAGCCGCAGGGCGCGCTTCGCGAACAAGGGTCAGTGGACCGCAGTGCCCGCGACCAAGGCCACGGGGCAGGGCACGGAAAGGCCGGTCATCAACCCGGCCCGCACCGCCGACATCGTCGGCAAGGTGCGCGAGGCAGGATCGAAGCAGGTGGCGGGCGCGGTGAAGGCGGTGGTCGCGGCGCAGCCGGGCTGGGCGAAAACGCCCGTCGCAAAGCGCGCCGCCGCCTTGCTGAAAGCCGCCGATCTCTATGAGGCCAACGCGGACGAGTTCTTTGCGCTGGCGACGCGCGAAGCCGGCAAGACGCTGGCCGATGGCATTGCGGAGGTGCGCGAGGCGGTCGACTTCCTGCGCTACTACGCAGCCGAGGCCGCGAGCGTGGAGGCAGGCACACAGGCGCGGGGCGTCATCGCCTGCATTTCTCCGTGGAATTTCCCGCTGGCGATTTTCACCGGCCAGATCGCGGCGGCGCTGGTAACGGGAAATGCGGTCGTCGCCAAGCCCGCCGAGCAGACGCCGCTCATTGCCGCGCGCGCGGTCGAATTGCTGCACCAGGCAGGTATCCCGCAGGACGTCCTGCAACTGCTTCCGGGCGACGGCCCGAATGTCGGCGCGCCGCTCACCGCCGATCCGCGCATTGCGGGCGTCTGCTTCACAGGCTCGACGGAGGTCGCCAAAATCATCGAGAAACAGCTCGCCGATACCGCCGCGCCGGATGCGATGCTGATTGCCGAAACGGGCGGCCTGAATGCCATGATCGTCGATTCGACGGCGTTGCCCGAACAGGCCGTGCGCGATATTCTGGCATCGGCCTTCCAGAGTGCCGGCCAGCGCTGCTCCGCACTGCGCATCCTCTACGTTCAGGAGGATGTCGAGAAGAAGGTGCTCGAAATGTTGAAAGGCGCGATGGAGGCGCTGCGCGTCGGAGACCCGTGGGAAATCGCGACCGATGTCGGCCCGGTGATCGATGAGGAAGCCCAGAAGTCGATCACGGCATATTGCAGGGAAATGGAAAAGGCCGGACACCTTGTTGCCCGGCTCGACGCGCCGAAGGACGGGCGCTTCGTGGCTCCGCATGTGTTTCGTGTCGGCGGAATCGAGGACATGAAGCGCGAGATATTCGGGCCGATCCTGCATGTGGCGACATTCAAGGCCGACGACATCGAGAATGTCATTTCCGCTATCAATATAAAGGGATATGGCCTCACCTTCGGACTCCACACGAGGATCGAGGGGCGCGTCCAGCATTTTGTCGACGGCGTCCATGCGGGGAACATCTACGTCAACCGCAACCAGATCGGGGCGGTCGTCGGCTCGCAGCCGTTCGGCGGCGAGGGTCTTTCGGGCACCGGCCCGAAGGCGGGAGGACCGCACTATCTGCGGCGTTTCCGCAAGGCCGACAGGATCGCGTCCGATGCGCCGCCCGCCGCCCCGGCGGTGACGCTCAAGGCGTTGCAGGATCATCTGCAAAGCCCTGTGCACAGGAATTGGGAAGCACGCGCCGACCGCATCGCGATCCTGCGCAAACACCTGCGAGGCAAGGGTTCGGCCGCGATCACCGCTGCCGCCGCCGTCGATTTCGGGCCGGTGGACCTGCCCGGACCGACCGGCGAGGCGAACACGCTGATGCTCCATTCGCGCGGCACCGCCCTTTGCCTCGGACCGGACGCAGACACGCTGCTCGTGCAGGCCGTGCAGGCATTGGCAGCGGGATGCGCGATCCTTGCCGTCGCGCCGAATGCCTCGGCGGCGCTGAACGCGCTGACGGGGAAAGGACTGCCGCTGGCCGCGCTCGACGGTTCGTTCAATCCCGAACACGCGCAGAACATCGCCGTCGATGTCGTCGCCTTCGCGGGCGACGACACCACGATGCGGGCACTGCGCAAGGCGCTTGCGTTGCGCAACGGGCCGATCGTTCCGCTGGTCAGTGAGGCGATCTATCCGGTTGCCTACGCGCATGAGCGCGCCGTATGCGTGGACACGACCGCTGCGGGCGGTAATGCGAGCCTGCTCGCCGCGGCATAG
- a CDS encoding tetratricopeptide repeat protein has protein sequence MTFGKGTGATLEEQAEKAALDGRHAEAVTLYDAALALRPTARSFANKAVSLFRLDRLPEALKSFENAVELQPDYASGWTNRAALLGTLGRHEAAVESCDRAIRLQPDNAELWAMRASSLVALKRLEEAVVAFDEALRLQPRRSDLWLRQGNVLSDLQRFEEAAVNFDKAALDPAVAPDAIFNKGNCLRGMWRFGEALDCYHAAVRLREQFSAAWNNIGLCYMSLEQHAEAVAAFQKAVAQQPDNAGAWNNLAGLYVQAGDFGKAIECCEMLQRHRPDYPWAEGALIGFRMQLADWNGLDALCASVKAKAEQGLPVTYPFSALGWLDEPSLLKGISETYIKLNAPADPSLGPFSTRAPGGPIRIGYFSADFHEHATAWLMAGLFDQHDKSQFEVTAFSFGPDCSAPIRQRIEGSFSRFLDVRAMSDVEVARTARDMRLDIAIDLKGFTQAARTGIFALRAAPVQINYLGYPGTIGASYIDYIVADATIIPDHLREHYSEKVIRLPHSYQINDDKREIGASGISRRDCDLPGNGFVYACFNNSWKITPEQLDSWVRILRAVEGSVLWLLGGSRGFEDNLRREASSRGLNPDRLVFAPRVQLAVHLERIALADLFIDNYPCNAHTTASDALWVGLPVLTRPGASFATRVAASLLNAIDLPEMIAEDAAAYERLAIDFGKNPEKLQAIRTKLAQNRSTAPLFDTRRTTRAIEEAYRLAHQRQIDGLPPAHIDLSGMGL, from the coding sequence ATGACGTTCGGCAAAGGCACTGGCGCGACGCTGGAGGAGCAGGCTGAAAAAGCCGCCCTCGACGGCAGGCATGCAGAGGCCGTAACGCTCTACGATGCGGCGCTCGCGCTGCGTCCGACCGCGAGGTCCTTTGCGAACAAGGCGGTGTCGCTGTTCAGGCTCGACCGCCTGCCGGAGGCGTTGAAAAGTTTTGAAAACGCTGTCGAGTTGCAGCCCGACTATGCGAGCGGGTGGACGAACAGGGCCGCGCTGCTTGGCACCCTCGGTCGTCACGAAGCGGCGGTCGAAAGCTGCGATCGGGCTATCCGCCTTCAACCGGACAATGCCGAGCTTTGGGCCATGCGCGCGAGTTCGCTGGTTGCGCTCAAGCGCCTTGAGGAAGCCGTCGTCGCCTTTGACGAGGCGCTTCGCCTGCAACCGCGCAGGTCCGACCTTTGGCTGCGACAGGGAAACGTGCTGTCCGACCTGCAGCGTTTTGAGGAAGCGGCAGTCAATTTCGATAAGGCCGCCCTTGATCCCGCCGTCGCGCCTGACGCCATTTTCAACAAGGGCAATTGCCTGCGCGGCATGTGGCGGTTCGGAGAAGCCCTCGATTGCTACCATGCGGCGGTCCGGCTGCGCGAGCAGTTTTCCGCCGCATGGAACAATATCGGCCTATGCTACATGAGTCTCGAACAGCATGCGGAGGCTGTGGCTGCGTTCCAGAAAGCGGTCGCCCAACAACCGGACAATGCCGGCGCCTGGAACAATCTCGCGGGACTGTATGTTCAGGCCGGCGATTTTGGCAAGGCAATCGAATGCTGCGAAATGCTGCAGCGACACCGGCCCGACTATCCGTGGGCGGAGGGTGCACTTATCGGCTTTCGCATGCAGCTTGCCGATTGGAACGGCCTTGATGCCTTGTGCGCGTCGGTGAAAGCCAAGGCGGAGCAGGGTCTGCCTGTCACTTATCCCTTTTCGGCTCTTGGCTGGCTTGATGAACCGTCGCTGCTGAAAGGAATATCCGAAACCTATATCAAGCTGAATGCTCCAGCCGACCCGTCACTCGGGCCATTTTCAACCCGTGCGCCGGGCGGCCCGATCCGAATAGGCTATTTCTCGGCGGATTTTCATGAGCATGCAACGGCATGGCTGATGGCGGGCCTGTTCGACCAGCACGACAAGTCGCAATTCGAGGTCACCGCCTTTTCGTTCGGGCCGGATTGCAGCGCTCCTATCAGGCAGCGCATCGAAGGCTCGTTCAGCCGATTCCTGGATGTGCGGGCAATGTCCGATGTCGAGGTTGCCCGCACCGCGCGTGACATGCGGCTGGACATTGCGATCGACCTCAAAGGCTTCACGCAGGCCGCTCGCACCGGCATTTTCGCGCTGCGCGCCGCGCCAGTCCAGATCAATTATCTGGGCTATCCGGGCACGATCGGCGCCAGCTATATCGACTATATCGTAGCCGACGCGACGATCATTCCCGACCATCTGCGGGAACACTATTCCGAGAAAGTCATACGGCTGCCGCACAGCTACCAGATCAATGATGACAAGCGCGAGATCGGCGCGTCCGGCATTTCGAGGCGCGACTGCGACCTGCCGGGAAACGGCTTTGTCTATGCCTGCTTCAATAACAGTTGGAAGATTACCCCGGAACAGCTCGATTCCTGGGTGCGCATATTGCGCGCCGTCGAGGGAAGCGTGCTGTGGCTGCTGGGAGGCAGTCGCGGCTTCGAGGACAATCTTCGCCGCGAGGCGTCGAGCCGCGGGCTGAACCCCGACCGTCTCGTGTTTGCACCACGTGTGCAACTCGCCGTGCATTTGGAACGCATCGCACTTGCCGATCTATTCATCGACAACTACCCCTGCAACGCTCACACAACCGCGAGTGATGCGCTTTGGGTTGGGCTGCCTGTATTGACACGTCCTGGCGCCAGCTTTGCAACGCGGGTAGCCGCCAGCCTGCTGAACGCGATCGATCTGCCGGAAATGATCGCCGAAGACGCCGCCGCCTATGAGCGATTGGCGATTGATTTTGGGAAAAATCCTGAAAAACTGCAAGCAATCAGGACGAAGCTTGCCCAAAACAGGTCAACCGCCCCGCTGTTCGATACGCGCAGAACGACCCGCGCAATCGAGGAGGCCTACAGATTGGCGCACCAAAGGCAGATTGACGGCCTGCCTCCAGCCCATATCGATCTAAGCGGCATGGGGCTATAG